In Roseiconus lacunae, a genomic segment contains:
- a CDS encoding nitroreductase family protein, translating into MTINDQNRDDFAAVKRTIEKRKTLKVLGDLGSPVEINTTVAQNNDASIREALRTAGMAPFHYDRAIDSIAEPWRAHLLFHQNCRQVAELLEQWTPPGLSAGKLPAMFSACGAAILVTWLPQFRSGSESKPEQIDVDDEHLAAASAMVQNLLLLLTAKGMGTYWSSGGVLKQTGVSAHLGVNEGEKLLAVVFVEYPETQTLEIDRKPGKHRDSRSDGWIREVVL; encoded by the coding sequence ATGACAATCAATGATCAAAATCGCGACGACTTCGCTGCCGTAAAAAGAACGATTGAGAAACGTAAAACGTTGAAGGTCCTTGGCGATCTTGGTTCACCGGTGGAAATCAATACTACAGTTGCGCAAAACAACGACGCTTCGATCAGGGAAGCACTCCGCACCGCCGGAATGGCCCCTTTTCACTATGACCGTGCGATCGATTCGATTGCCGAGCCATGGCGAGCACATTTGCTTTTTCATCAGAATTGCCGGCAAGTCGCGGAGCTTCTCGAACAGTGGACTCCACCGGGCCTGTCCGCCGGGAAATTACCGGCGATGTTTTCCGCTTGCGGTGCCGCGATCTTGGTGACGTGGTTGCCCCAATTTCGTAGTGGCAGCGAATCAAAGCCTGAGCAAATCGATGTTGACGATGAACACCTCGCAGCGGCATCAGCGATGGTGCAGAATCTGCTCCTGCTGCTAACCGCGAAAGGGATGGGGACGTACTGGTCCAGTGGAGGCGTACTAAAGCAAACCGGCGTATCGGCGCATCTGGGAGTGAACGAAGGAGAGAAATTGCTAGCCGTTGTGTTCGTCGAATACCCAGAAACACAGACACTGGAAATTGATCGAAAGCCAGGCAAACATCGCGACAGCCGAAGTGATGGATGGATTCGAGAGGTCGTCCTCTAG
- a CDS encoding HD domain-containing protein, with protein sequence MHAIVDQIVEVFATRGAESYGSEDVTQLEHAMQCGDLARSSKATDELVVAAVLHDIGHLLLDTPLPTADASDYDDSHETIGYQFLEQNFGAAVADPVRLHVAAKRYLCTTRPSYEQQLSPTSYKSYLDQGGKMSKDELAAFESEPHCEAALVLRSWDDSAKNMDAKMPTIEDFKPYFFAVLQQQRQIDS encoded by the coding sequence ATGCACGCCATTGTCGATCAAATCGTCGAAGTCTTTGCCACCCGCGGCGCCGAAAGCTATGGAAGTGAAGATGTCACACAATTGGAACACGCGATGCAGTGCGGAGATCTTGCACGCAGTTCAAAAGCAACCGATGAATTGGTGGTCGCCGCGGTGTTGCACGATATCGGACACCTACTTCTGGACACGCCACTACCGACGGCGGATGCTTCTGACTATGACGATAGCCATGAAACAATTGGCTATCAGTTTTTGGAACAGAATTTCGGTGCAGCCGTTGCAGACCCTGTTCGGCTTCATGTTGCCGCCAAACGGTATCTCTGTACGACTCGCCCGAGCTACGAACAGCAACTCTCGCCGACATCTTATAAGAGCTACCTCGACCAAGGCGGCAAGATGTCAAAAGACGAACTCGCGGCCTTTGAGTCGGAGCCGCATTGCGAAGCGGCATTGGTCTTGCGAAGCTGGGATGACTCGGCCAAAAACATGGATGCTAAAATGCCGACCATCGAAGATTTTAAACCCTACTTCTTCGCTGTACTCCAACAACAGCGGCAAATCGATTCGTGA
- a CDS encoding DUF2784 domain-containing protein produces MIDFSFLADVTVTIHFAYVAFVVLGLPLILVGGLCRWQWIRNPWFRGLHLAMILIVVLEAWAGITCPLTTLENDFRLAAGGSSNEGSFIAAWLHDLMFFHAPPWVFTFAYSLFGAVVIATLVFIPPRLRKAPSANH; encoded by the coding sequence ATGATCGATTTTAGTTTCCTGGCTGACGTTACCGTCACGATTCATTTTGCTTACGTCGCTTTCGTCGTTCTGGGGCTGCCATTAATTCTTGTTGGAGGCCTGTGCCGATGGCAATGGATCAGGAATCCTTGGTTTCGCGGTCTACATTTAGCAATGATCTTGATCGTCGTTCTTGAAGCTTGGGCGGGGATCACCTGTCCATTGACGACGCTCGAAAACGATTTCCGACTTGCCGCCGGCGGGAGCTCCAACGAAGGAAGTTTTATTGCCGCATGGCTTCATGACCTGATGTTTTTTCACGCACCTCCGTGGGTGTTTACGTTTGCCTACAGCTTGTTCGGTGCAGTCGTCATCGCAACGCTGGTGTTCATCCCGCCGCGTTTGCGCAAGGCACCATCGGCGAATCACTAG
- a CDS encoding mechanosensitive ion channel domain-containing protein, with product MLTIRRPIVPFLLLALVLVDGPQVVHARPQLTLPTAKETPANPEPVDDGLTIAGIDKELADAEANSQLDDALKGSVVESLKQAKDSLTNAANYQDATKRWKTMLQEAPLRQGQLEDSIKELAAKPLKVDENLSTTALTTKLATVNNEIATTAKRVTDLTVEPTRRRTKVAEIPDLVSKAEQAITEARTQLEQLTNGSSNDPQQRVQKIKLRATIKENLALIESLQSEQAAYTATTDELLPLERQFAEANVQQLRLQKDKLEALIADRQQQAAKETTTDMQKAVDAVPESLREDALANIELAKRIQQLVAIDEAAQTEKTNVEKVYNDVQTDLVTSEERIKAVGLTDALGLILRKQREEAVSLRARYQPRDDLTIVYDGEKFSLSDFQVNAFELEDELEGIEKELENIEVVNVDWNSTSVPWADLTREEAEWVLLRRRKDLIESTLQSQGKLLTTLVGNDTQRRRLAAEIEKFTEFVDQHLFWTRSAPAFSLEELSEAPEVVKWIGSPNGWRSAMTQMLITVSSNPLRSIVFGVLVMALLAGRSRIRRGIDKEGDQACRSNATYRATILALIGTIADAFCWPLVFLYLCFLLTKSGPGDPFVRGLGIGAGVAALYVASRELLRQVCREKGLAMAHFDWGDSFRKYLRRHLRWYTLLGSICVLAMGIFYEHPDTGTRAFATRMVATFLFCLTAVFHHIILRSNSPLHAEVVRHNPYSNLYRLRKLLWILGISVPIVFSILAMAGYMDTTFRLGRSLQSTFLLLVVVVISSGLTSRWMMLKKRDLARKKAKELRAMRIAELQDDGSPSSAAKEAGIVLHEEETIDFGTIDQQSRQTSFVISSILAIFGLVYIWGDMLPALQVFDTEDYAITFGSGEDASRVSLLDVGIALIFVTVTIYITRVLPGLFDLLVLGKTSLDSGARYAISTLLRYALIIIGSIFVMNLLSVPYDKLGWLLAAASVGLGFGLQEIVANFVSGIILLLERPVRVGDVVTIDDTTGIVSRIQMRATTVTNWDRKELVIPNKDLITQKLLNWSLTNVVNRLTLTVGVAYGSNPNQVREILFKIVTSHPEVMEDPPPLINFDTFGDSSLNFVVRLYLEKLDNRIEITHQLNTAICNEFAKSNIEIPFPQRDVNFSFADGTEIASLARGAR from the coding sequence TCTTTTGCTAGCCCTTGTCTTGGTCGATGGACCGCAGGTTGTTCACGCACGGCCGCAACTCACGCTGCCGACGGCGAAAGAGACGCCGGCGAATCCAGAGCCGGTTGACGATGGGTTGACCATTGCGGGGATCGACAAGGAACTTGCGGATGCCGAAGCTAATTCGCAGCTCGATGACGCGCTGAAGGGGAGCGTGGTCGAATCGCTCAAGCAGGCTAAGGATTCTCTCACCAATGCCGCCAATTACCAGGACGCAACGAAGCGATGGAAAACGATGCTTCAAGAGGCCCCGCTGCGACAAGGGCAGCTTGAGGATTCGATCAAGGAGTTAGCTGCAAAACCGCTGAAAGTCGATGAGAACCTCTCCACTACCGCACTGACAACGAAGCTTGCCACGGTTAACAACGAGATCGCAACGACGGCAAAGCGGGTCACCGATTTGACTGTGGAGCCGACACGCCGCCGCACGAAGGTCGCGGAGATTCCAGACCTGGTCTCTAAAGCGGAACAAGCCATCACGGAGGCTCGAACACAGCTCGAACAGCTCACCAATGGCAGTTCAAATGATCCGCAACAGCGCGTTCAAAAAATAAAGCTAAGAGCGACTATCAAGGAGAACCTGGCTCTCATCGAGTCCTTGCAAAGTGAACAAGCAGCCTACACGGCGACCACCGACGAACTGCTACCGCTCGAACGGCAGTTTGCCGAGGCTAACGTCCAGCAGTTGCGTTTGCAGAAAGACAAACTGGAAGCGCTGATCGCCGATCGGCAGCAGCAAGCAGCCAAAGAAACGACCACCGACATGCAAAAGGCGGTCGACGCGGTCCCCGAATCACTTCGCGAAGATGCCTTGGCAAACATCGAACTTGCCAAACGAATTCAGCAACTCGTGGCGATCGACGAAGCGGCGCAAACTGAAAAGACGAATGTCGAAAAGGTTTACAATGATGTTCAGACCGACTTGGTTACCAGTGAAGAGCGGATCAAGGCCGTCGGCCTGACCGATGCGTTGGGACTGATCCTTCGTAAACAGCGCGAAGAAGCGGTATCACTTCGCGCTCGATATCAGCCGCGCGACGACCTGACGATTGTCTACGACGGAGAAAAATTCAGCCTCAGCGATTTCCAAGTGAACGCGTTCGAATTGGAAGACGAACTGGAAGGCATTGAAAAAGAACTTGAAAATATCGAGGTAGTCAACGTCGACTGGAATTCAACCTCGGTACCGTGGGCAGATCTCACTCGAGAAGAAGCCGAGTGGGTACTCTTGCGGCGACGCAAGGACCTGATCGAGTCGACTTTGCAGAGTCAGGGTAAGTTGTTAACAACCTTAGTCGGCAACGATACCCAGCGACGTCGGCTTGCCGCCGAAATTGAGAAGTTCACTGAATTCGTCGACCAGCATTTGTTTTGGACTCGAAGTGCCCCCGCCTTTTCACTCGAAGAACTCTCCGAGGCGCCCGAGGTTGTGAAGTGGATCGGTTCCCCCAACGGCTGGCGAAGTGCGATGACTCAGATGCTGATCACCGTCTCCAGCAATCCGCTCCGCTCCATCGTCTTCGGCGTTTTGGTGATGGCATTGCTAGCCGGACGTTCGCGGATTCGTCGAGGAATTGACAAAGAGGGCGATCAAGCTTGCCGCAGTAACGCGACCTATCGAGCCACCATCCTTGCGTTGATCGGTACGATCGCAGATGCATTTTGTTGGCCGCTGGTATTTCTATACCTCTGCTTCTTATTGACCAAATCCGGGCCTGGCGACCCATTCGTTCGCGGCTTGGGCATCGGTGCAGGCGTCGCGGCTCTTTATGTCGCCTCACGTGAACTATTGCGCCAAGTCTGTCGCGAGAAGGGATTGGCGATGGCGCACTTTGATTGGGGCGACTCGTTTCGGAAATACTTGCGGCGGCACCTACGCTGGTACACGCTCCTGGGCAGTATCTGTGTTTTGGCGATGGGTATCTTTTACGAACATCCCGATACGGGAACACGCGCCTTCGCGACCCGAATGGTCGCGACGTTTCTGTTCTGCCTAACCGCTGTTTTCCATCACATCATTTTGCGATCCAACAGCCCGCTGCATGCCGAAGTCGTCAGGCACAATCCCTATTCCAATCTGTATCGACTGCGAAAGTTGCTTTGGATTTTGGGGATCTCGGTGCCAATCGTGTTCTCGATTTTAGCGATGGCCGGTTATATGGACACGACATTTCGGCTTGGCAGATCACTGCAGTCGACTTTCTTGCTACTGGTGGTGGTGGTCATTTCCTCCGGTCTGACATCGCGATGGATGATGCTGAAAAAACGTGATCTGGCACGGAAGAAAGCGAAAGAATTGCGAGCCATGCGAATCGCCGAACTGCAGGACGATGGATCACCAAGTTCGGCGGCGAAAGAAGCGGGGATCGTTCTGCATGAAGAAGAAACGATCGACTTTGGGACCATTGACCAGCAATCGCGGCAAACGTCTTTTGTCATCTCCTCGATCTTGGCTATTTTCGGCTTGGTTTACATTTGGGGCGACATGCTGCCGGCCCTTCAAGTGTTTGACACCGAAGACTACGCGATCACCTTCGGATCAGGTGAAGACGCGAGTCGGGTTAGTCTGCTTGATGTCGGAATCGCGTTGATCTTTGTCACGGTCACAATCTACATCACTCGCGTATTGCCGGGCCTTTTTGATCTACTCGTTCTCGGCAAAACAAGCCTCGACTCGGGGGCTCGTTACGCGATTTCAACGCTACTGCGATATGCCCTAATCATTATCGGCTCGATTTTCGTAATGAACTTGCTTAGCGTTCCGTACGATAAATTGGGTTGGTTGCTCGCGGCGGCCTCGGTCGGTCTTGGTTTCGGTCTTCAGGAGATCGTGGCAAACTTTGTTTCCGGGATCATCCTATTGCTCGAACGACCGGTTCGCGTTGGCGACGTCGTGACGATCGATGACACGACGGGGATCGTTTCACGAATTCAGATGCGTGCCACGACGGTTACCAATTGGGATCGCAAAGAGTTGGTGATTCCAAACAAAGACTTAATCACGCAAAAGCTACTTAACTGGTCGCTAACCAACGTCGTCAACCGTCTCACACTGACAGTCGGTGTCGCGTATGGATCCAACCCAAATCAGGTGCGTGAGATCCTATTCAAAATTGTGACCAGCCATCCAGAAGTGATGGAAGATCCACCGCCGCTGATCAACTTCGACACCTTTGGAGATAGCTCACTGAACTTTGTCGTCCGGCTATACCTAGAGAAACTCGACAATCGAATTGAAATCACCCATCAGTTGAACACGGCGATCTGCAACGAGTTTGCCAAATCGAATATCGAAATTCCATTCCCGCAGCGGGACGTCAATTTCTCCTTCGCCGACGGTACCGAAATTGCCTCGTTGGCCCGTGGTGCACGTTAA
- a CDS encoding CZB domain-containing protein, with amino-acid sequence MFEVVDCHHCRLAKWYYERDGQASFAHTPSYRMLEAPHATVHRSTERVLDLLSASISTNDTAIAESLEEMEKGSEQVLQVLDQIILQNKGH; translated from the coding sequence ATCTTTGAGGTCGTTGATTGCCACCACTGCCGCTTAGCGAAATGGTATTACGAAAGAGACGGTCAGGCGTCCTTCGCCCATACGCCCTCATATCGGATGCTCGAAGCCCCACACGCAACTGTTCACCGATCCACAGAACGAGTCCTTGATTTGCTCAGTGCATCCATTTCAACGAACGACACAGCAATCGCAGAGTCGTTGGAAGAAATGGAAAAGGGAAGCGAGCAAGTACTGCAAGTTCTTGACCAGATCATCCTTCAAAACAAAGGTCACTGA
- a CDS encoding DUF1559 domain-containing protein: MKTKRTKDRSAFTLVELLVVIAIIGVMVGLLLPAVQSAREASRRMQCSNKLKQIGLATHNFELVHKGLPMLGEAQEGGHWSAFILPFIEQDALFERLSFGSINWAASVARDSATIASGNPEERQIAACESVVGPYKCPSSVMQGPVFDASCYSPPWFVSAREPANYLGVVTGIQPNDWKPQFGWGRTNRPTWGPDRTPTLHHSELDGMIITRPPEKARINQGGMAGAKFRDVTDGLSNTLMYGEAEPDFVHSIESSRQENQNTGRKDHWAIGGDDFDNWEGTDWSEQGGSTAVPINYQRPTDIRFSDASPEWAAYEVSFGSNHPGGANFCAGDGSVRMISESIDAELFSALGSRNGNEDDAHMPE; encoded by the coding sequence ATGAAAACCAAACGAACCAAAGATCGATCGGCATTCACGCTTGTGGAACTGTTAGTCGTGATCGCGATCATTGGAGTGATGGTCGGACTATTGCTGCCGGCCGTTCAGTCTGCTCGTGAGGCGAGCCGACGCATGCAATGCTCAAATAAACTCAAGCAAATCGGTCTCGCGACTCACAATTTTGAGTTGGTCCATAAGGGATTACCGATGCTCGGAGAAGCTCAAGAAGGCGGTCATTGGAGTGCCTTCATTCTCCCTTTCATCGAACAAGATGCGTTGTTCGAGCGTCTTTCATTCGGATCAATCAACTGGGCCGCCTCGGTCGCTCGCGATAGCGCGACGATCGCATCGGGCAATCCCGAAGAACGTCAAATCGCTGCCTGCGAATCAGTCGTCGGGCCATACAAATGCCCGTCTTCGGTGATGCAGGGCCCCGTCTTTGACGCCTCATGCTATTCGCCGCCGTGGTTTGTTTCCGCTCGCGAACCAGCGAATTACCTCGGCGTCGTAACCGGCATCCAGCCGAATGATTGGAAGCCACAGTTTGGTTGGGGACGCACTAATCGTCCGACTTGGGGCCCCGACCGCACGCCCACACTGCATCACAGTGAACTCGATGGGATGATCATTACCCGCCCGCCAGAAAAAGCTCGCATCAATCAAGGCGGCATGGCCGGTGCCAAATTCAGGGACGTGACCGATGGCTTGTCAAATACCTTGATGTACGGCGAAGCCGAGCCGGATTTCGTTCATAGCATCGAATCATCTCGCCAAGAAAACCAGAACACCGGACGCAAGGACCACTGGGCGATCGGAGGCGATGACTTCGACAACTGGGAGGGCACCGACTGGTCCGAGCAAGGCGGGTCAACGGCCGTCCCCATCAATTATCAACGCCCGACCGACATTCGCTTTAGTGATGCGTCTCCCGAATGGGCCGCATACGAAGTGAGCTTCGGAAGCAATCATCCCGGCGGCGCGAATTTCTGTGCCGGAGATGGATCTGTCCGAATGATTTCCGAAAGCATTGATGCGGAACTATTCAGTGCACTCGGATCGCGAAACGGGAACGAGGATGACGCTCACATGCCGGAGTAA